The following proteins come from a genomic window of Saccharomyces mikatae IFO 1815 strain IFO1815 genome assembly, chromosome: 7:
- the DUO1 gene encoding Duo1p (similar to Saccharomyces cerevisiae DUO1 (YGL061C); ancestral locus Anc_6.114) — MSEQSQLDDPTIDKLIPEIFNEMRSNLNKTTSKSPKSKGIKATNDVLATNNSIRPFNSITTQSLLKESESLDKITAMIRNVTDALKKNLPVYVGQVHEVCKSTNSILDSWINIHSQAGYIHKLMSDQTYLKLINDKLKSEDTNINDEDGSTLHKMIALKKKEVLDLRQKLENKKGEKDDVPSKSPIQGINPRYRPQPGRRPITSTGSGNSSRVRKPPQVPASKRPSSIPRVTSRWTKPTASSSRKMFR; from the coding sequence ATGAGTGAACAAAGTCAATTGGATGATCCCACCATAGACAAGCTAATTCCGGAAATATTCAATGAGATGAGATCTAATCTCAATAAGACAACCAGTAAATCACCTAAGAGCAAGGGTATTAAAGCTACCAATGATGTTTTGGCTACCAATAACTCTATCAGACCATTCAATTCAATTACAACTCAGTCTTTGTTAAAAGAATCGGAATCACTAGATAAAATAACAGCAATGATACGAAACGTTACGGAtgcattaaaaaaaaatttaccaGTATACGTTGGTCAAGTACACGAGGTATGCAAATCTACGAATTCCATATTGGATTCATGGATCAACATTCATTCTCAAGCTGGCTACATCCATAAATTGATGAGCGATCAAACATATCTAAAACTAATTAACGACAAATTAAAGAGTGAAGATACCAATataaatgatgaagatggaAGTACGTTACATAAAATGATtgcattgaaaaaaaaggaggtGTTGGATTTAAGacaaaaattggaaaataagaaaggaGAGAAGGACGACGTACCAAGCAAGTCACCGATTCAAGGAATAAATCCAAGATACAGACCACAACCCGGAAGAAGGCCTATTACCTCTACTGGAAGTGGAAATAGCAGTCGGGTAAGAAAGCCGCCACAAGTTCCTGCTTCAAAGAGGCCTAGCAGTATACCAAGAGTTACTAGCAGGTGGACTAAACCCACTGCTAGTAGCTCAAGGAAGATGTTTCGCTAA
- the YBP2 gene encoding Ybp2p (similar to Saccharomyces cerevisiae YBP1 (YBR216C) and YBP2 (YGL060W); ancestral locus Anc_6.112), with translation MGESIEKICGGLARAFQEVDDDFVSLVTIIEMYNEQVNSEKSVKEKELYLNVLLKLLKENPVILKDIGWDLPKGLLQFFSGTNINTTKHLAFSPIISCVMNCFSELAINGNPKECLLTACELMSTLTVASTAMSDTAEPNEDLVDTDKNETTDSTNELSVAHPDFEKYMVKNKVDFIPNLKVHVLFEFMSSLLKRIDTLYPSKFLAMTISAIIKYVKTNIGAMDDVHFILYRVYNFCTTYTPAQPSPILTDSIDGVDLQKICDDESVLQKKALATLSVLMIDSCLKNKPGNIDKKYFKALMRQKLDENEEDALILNTCDQYYDYVMSLGVNIKELFEKCLEESEHIYDSLLLGPATSTPEFKENINQLIYVLSYTYQIKKLAEEKNLELNQYGLVILSAIYYSKNGTHLLSQLDVQSAIYLYLRCTTASLFSDMYENKFLESAVRYWLWISITRTSTKKIKFELQKLPGHITTAFLQMLLIKTCNESDNDTKLTEFTLLRRMLCLMPENTSFTFMFETLLHCPYITVKIAVLDILRDMMIKSPEACNNGELTNSFEQHISTNTANNVPTLPKLPPRPYIAINEDRMASIHSIAEICFSAAKRGKRTQGDLLLVLTYMKFFVSLRNKWNLGLLTLINKKIAESFQGEGEPELVFINIANDTLGAYIEEMSKPS, from the coding sequence ATGGGAGAgtcaattgaaaaaatctgTGGAGGTCTTGCTAGAGCTTTCCAGGAGGtagatgatgattttgtCTCTCTAGTGACTATAATTGAAATGTATAACGAGCAAGTGAACTCTGAAAAATCcgtaaaagaaaaggaacttTATTTAAATGTTTTACTGAAATTGCTCAAGGAAAATCCTGTTATCTTAAAAGATATTGGCTGGGATTTGCCGAAGGGTTTattgcaatttttttcaggtACGAACATTAATACTACGAAACATCTAGCTTTCAGTCCCATCATTTCCTGTGTAATGAATTGTTTCAGCGAGCTAGCTATAAATGGAAATCCGAAGGAATGCCTCTTGACTGCGTGCGAATTGATGTCAACCCTCACTGTAGCGTCGACCGCAATGAGCGATACCGCTGAACCGAATGAAGATTTAGTTGATACTgacaaaaatgaaacaacAGATAGTACTAATGAGCTGTCAGTTGCCCATCcggattttgaaaagtatatggtcaaaaataaagtagaCTTTATTCCTAATTTGAAAGTTCACGTtctctttgaatttatGAGTTCGTTGTTGAAACGAATTGACACTTTATATCCGTCTAAATTCCTGGCCATGACAATTTCTGCGATTATTAAATACGTAAAAACTAATATCGGTGCTATGGATGATGTGCATTTTATTCTGTACAGAGTGTACAATTTCTGTACAACTTATACTCCAGCTCAACCATCACCGATTCTTACCGACAGTATTGATGGAGTcgatcttcaaaaaatctgcGATGACGAATCGGTTCTACAGAAGAAGGCTCTTGCTACTTTGAGTGTACTCATGATCGACAGTTGTTTGAAGAACAAACCAGGTAATATTGATAAGAAGTATTTCAAAGCGTTGATGCGTCAAAAATTAGATGAAAATGAGGAAGATGCTTTAATTCTAAATACGTGCGATCAATACTATGACTATGTTATGTCATTGGGAGTTAATATaaaagaactttttgaGAAGTGCTTAGAAGAGTCTGAGCATATCTATGATTCTCTTCTCTTGGGGCCGGCGACGTCTACACCcgaatttaaagaaaacatcAACCAACTAATATATGTGTTATCTTACACATATCAAATTAAAAAGCTAGccgaagaaaaaaatctagaGCTCAATCAGTACGGATTAGTGATACTATCTGCAATATATTACTCTAAAAATGGTACACACTTGCTGTCACAACTTGATGTGCAAAGTGCAATTTACTTATATCTACGATGTACAACAGCTTCGTTGTTTTCGGACATGTACGAGAATAAATTCCTAGAAAGTGCAGTACGCTATTGGCTGTGGATATCCATAACAAGGACTTCCacgaagaaaataaaattcgAGCTACAGAAACTTCCAGGGCACATTACTACGGCTTTTTTACAAATGCTATTGATAAAAACTTGCAATGAATCAGATAACGACACAAAATTAACGGAGTTTACGCTTCTGAGAAGGATGTTATGTCTCATGCCTGAAAATACATCATTCACGTTCATGTTCGAGACGCTACTACATTGCCCATATATAACGGTAAAAATTGCTGTTCTTGACATTCTAAGAGATATGATGATCAAATCTCCGGAGGCCTGCAATAACGGCGAATTGACTAATTCGTTTGAACAACATATATCTACAAATACTGCTAATAATGTCCCGACATTGCCAAAACTACCCCCAAGACCTTATATCGCCATTAATGAAGACCGCATGGCTTCCATCCATAGTATTGCTGAGATATGCTTCTCCGCTGCCAAGCGGGGAAAAAGAACGCAAGGTGATCTACTTTTAGTGTTAACATATatgaagttttttgttaGTCTGAGAAACAAATGGAATTTGGGACTGCTAACACtcattaataaaaaaatcgcAGAATCGTTCCAGGGAGAAGGCGAACCTGAATTAGTATTCATCAACATTGCCAACGATACTTTAGGAGCATATATAGAAGAAATGAGCAAACCCTCATAG
- the PYC1 gene encoding pyruvate carboxylase 1 (similar to Saccharomyces cerevisiae PYC2 (YBR218C) and PYC1 (YGL062W); ancestral locus Anc_6.115), whose translation MSQKKFAGLRDNFNLLGEKNKILVANRGEIPIRIFRTAHELSMQTVAIYSHEDRLSTHKQKADEAYVIGEIGQYTPVGAYLAIDEIISIAQRHQVDFIHPGYGFLSENSEFADKVAKAGITWIGPPAGVIDSVGDKVSARNLAARANVPTVPGTPGPIETVQEALDFVNEYGYPVIIKAAFGGGGRGMRVVREGDDVADAFQRATSEARTAFGNGTCFVERFLDKPKHIEVQLLADNHGNVVHLFERDCSVQRRHQKVVEVAPAKTLPREVRDAILTDAVKLAKECGYRNAGTAEFLVDNQNRHYFIEINPRIQVEHTITEEITGIDIVAAQIQIAAGASLPQLGLFQDKITTRGFAIQCRITTEDPAKNFQPDTGRIEVYRSAGGNGVRLDGGNAYAGTIISPHYDSMLVKCSCSGSTYEIVRRKMIRALIEFRIRGVKTNIPFLLTLLTHPVFIDGTYWTTFIDDTPQLFQMVSSQNRAQKLLHYLADVAVNGSSIKGQIGLPKLKSNPSVPHLHDAQGDVINVLKTAPPSGWRQVLLEKGPAEFAKQVRQFNGTLLMDTTWRDAHQSLLATRVRTHDLATIAPTTAHALAGAFALECWGGATFDVAMRFLHEDPWERLRKLRALVPNIPFQMLLRGANGVAYSSLPDNAIDHFVKQAKDNGVDIFRVFDALNDLEQLKVGVDAVKKAGGVVEATVCFSGDMLQPGKKYNLDYYLEIAEKIVQMGTHILGIKDMAGTMKPAAAKLLIGSLRAKYPDLPIHVHTHDSAGTAVASMTACALAGADVVDVAINSMSGLTAQPSINALLASLEGNIETGINVEHVRELDAYWAEMRLLYSCFEADLKGPDPEVYQHEIPGGQLTNLLFQAQQLGLGEQWAETKRAYREANYLLGDIVKVTPTSKVVGDLAQFMVSNKLTSDDVKRLANSLDFPDSVMDFFEGLIGQPYGGFPEPFRSDVLRNKRRKLTCRPGLELEPFDLGKIREDLQNRFGDVDECDVASYNMYPRVYEDFQKMRETYGDLSVLPTRSFLSPLETDEEIEVIIEQGKTLIIKLQAVGDLNKKTGEREVYFDLNGEMRKIRVADRSQKVATITKSKADIHDPLHIGAPMAGVIVEVKVHKGSLIKKGQPVAVLSAMKMEMIISSPSDGQVKEVFVSDGENVDSSDLLVLLEDQVPVETKA comes from the coding sequence ATGTCGCAAAAGAAATTCGCCGGCCTGAGAGATAACTTCAATCTCTTGGgtgagaaaaataaaatactgGTGGCTAATAGAGGAGAAATTCCAATTAGAATATTTCGTACCGCTCATGAACTATCTATGCAAACGGTAGCTATATACTCTCATGAAGACCGTCTTTCCACACATAAACAGAAAGCCGACGAAGCATACGTCATTGGTGAAATAGGTCAATATACCCCCGTCGGCGCCTATTTGGCCATTGACGAGATTATTTCCATTGCTCAAAGGCATCAGGTAGATTTCATCCATCCAGGTTATGGGTTTTTGTCTGAAAATTCTGAGTTTGCTGATAAAGTGGCGAAGGCAGGCATCACTTGGATTGGGCCTCCCGCTGGAGTGATTGACTCTGTGGGTGATAAGGTATCGGCCAGAAACTTGGCAGCAAGAGCTAATGTGCCTACCGTTCCTGGTACTCCAGGACCTATTGAAACAGTGCAAGAGGCACTTGACTTTGTCAATGAATATGGCTACCCAGTGATCATTAAAGCCGCTtttggtggtggtggtagAGGTATGAGAGTCGTAAGAGAAGGTGACGACGTTGCAGATGCTTTTCAACGTGCTACCTCTGAGGCCCGTACCGCCTTTGGCAACGGTACATGTTTTGTCGAAAGGTTCTTAGACAAGCCAAAGCATATTGAAGTTCAATTATTAGCAGACAATCACGGAAACGTGGttcatctttttgaaagagactGTTCTGTGCAAAGAAGACATCAAAAAGTTGTCGAAGTGGCTCCAGCAAAGACTCTGCCTCGCGAAGTTCGTGATGCTATTTTGACAGATGCTGTTAAATTGGCCAAAGAATGTGGTTATAGGAATGCAGGTACCGCTGAATTTTTGGTTGATAACCAAAACAGACACtatttcattgaaattaACCCAAGAATTCAAGTGGAACATACCATTACGGAAGAAATCACCGGTATAGATATTGTGGCAGCCCAGATCCAGATTGCAGCTGGTGCTTCTTTACCTCAGCTGGGTTTGTTTCAGGACAAAATTACTACCCGCGGATTTGCCATTCAGTGCCGTATTACCACAGAAGATCCCGCTAAGAATTTTCAACCAGATACTGGTAGAATAGAAGTTTACCGCTCTGCAGGTGGTAATGGTGTTAGACTGGACGGCGGTAACGCATATGCAGGAACGATCATATCACCCCATTACGATTCAATGCTGGTTAAGTGTTCATGCTCAGGTTCCACCTACGAAATTGTTCGTAGAAAAATGATTCGTGCATTGATCGAATTCAGGATCAGGGGTGTCAAAACCAATATTCCTTTCCTCTTGACACTTTTGACACATCCCGTTTTCATTGATGGCACATACTGGACAACGTTTATCGATGATACTCcccaactttttcaaatggtCTCGTCGCAAAATAGAGCGCAAAAGCTATTGCACTACCTCGCTGATGTGGCGGTCAACGGATCATCTATCAAGGGTCAAATTGGTTTGCCAAAGTTGAAATCAAACCCAAGTGTTCCTCATTTGCACGATGCTCAAGGTGATGTTATAAACGTTCTAAAGACCGCACCACCTTCTGGATGGAGACAAGTCTTGCTAGAAAAGGGCCCGGCTGAATTTGCCAAGCAAGTCAGACAATTCAATGGTACTCTGTTAATGGATACCACTTGGAGAGATGCTCATCAGTCCTTACTGGCAACGAGAGTCAGAACCCATGATTTGGCTACAATCGCTCCAACCACAGCACATGCTCTTGCAGGTGCCTTCGCTCTAGAATGTTGGGGTGGTGCCACGTTTGATGTCGCAATGAGATTCTTGCATGAGGATCCATGGGAACGTCTAAGAAAGTTAAGAGCCTTGGTGCCCAATATCCCATTTCAAATGTTATTACGTGGTGCCAATGGTGTGGCTTATTCTTCATTACCTGACAACGCTATTGATCATTTCGTCAAGCAGGCCAAAGATAACGGTGTTGACATATTTAGAGTCTTTGATGCCTTGAATGATCTGGAACAATTGAAAGTCGGCGTAGATGCTGTGAAGAAAGCTGGTGGTGTTGTGGAAGCTACGGTTTGTTTCTCCGGTGATATGCTTCAACCAGGTAAGAAATACAATTTGGATTATTATTTAGAAAttgctgaaaaaattgttcaaatggGCACCCATATTCTCGGTATCAAAGATATGGCCGGTACCATGAAGCCAGCGGCTGCCAAACTATTGATTGGATCTCTGAGGGCTAAATATCCTGATCTCCCAATACATGTTCACACCCATGACTCTGCAGGTACTGCTGTTGCATCCATGACTGCGTGTGCCTTAGCAGGCGCGGATGTTGTTGATGTAGCCATTAATTCGATGTCTGGTCTAACTGCCCAACCATCAATCAATGCTCTGTTGGCATCATTAGAAGGTAACATCGAAACTGGCATCAACGTTGAGCATGTTCGTGAATTAGACGCCTACTGGGCGGAAATGAGATTGTTATATTCTTGTTTCGAAGCTGACTTAAAGGGTCCAGATCCAGAAGTTTACCAACATGAAATTCCTGGTGGCCAATTGACTAACCTGTTATTCCAAGCCCAGCAATTAGGTCTCGGCGAACAATGGGCTGAAACCAAGAGGGCCTACAGGGAGGCTAACTACTTATTGGGTGATATTGTTAAAGTTACCCCAACCTCCAAGGTTGTCGGTGATCTAGCACAATTTATGGTTTCAAACAAATTAACCTCCGATGACGTCAAACGCCTGGCAAATTCTTTAGATTTCCCTGATTCCGTCATGGACTTCTTTGAAGGTTTAATCGGCCAACCATATGGCGGGTTTCCAGAACCATTCAGATCAGATGTGctaagaaacaaaagaagaaagttaaCTTGTCGCCCAGGATTAGAATTGGAGCCATTTGATTTGGGAAAAATTAGAGAGGATTTGCAAAACAGATTTGGTGATGTCGATGAATGTGATGTTGCTTCTTATAACATGTATCCAAGGGTTTACGAAgactttcaaaagatgaGAGAAACCTACGGCGATTTGTCTGTACTACCAACAAGAAGTTTCTTATCTCCACTAGAgactgatgaagaaattgaggTTATAATCGAACAAGGTAAAACTTTAATTATCAAGTTACAAGCTGTTGGTGATTTAAACAAGAAGACTGGTGAAAGGGAAGTCTACTTTGATCTGAACGGtgaaatgagaaaaatcCGTGTTGCTGATAGATCACAAAAAGTAGCAACTATCACCAAATCGAAGGCGGACATTCATGATCCGCTGCACATTGGTGCACCAATGGCAGGTGTTATTGTTGAAGTTAAAGTTCACAAAGGCtcattgataaagaaagGCCAACCCGTAGCCGTATTAAGTGCCatgaaaatggaaatgATTATCTCTTCTCCATCTGATGGGCAAGTCAAAGAAGTGTTTGTCTCCGATGGAGAAAATGTGGACTCTTCTGATTTATTGGTTTTATTAGAAGACCAAGTTCCTGTTGAAACTAAGGCATGA